The following proteins are co-located in the Carassius gibelio isolate Cgi1373 ecotype wild population from Czech Republic chromosome A9, carGib1.2-hapl.c, whole genome shotgun sequence genome:
- the LOC128020282 gene encoding dipeptidyl peptidase 4, whose protein sequence is MGCNKVCVALVGALVVITLIIIPTAIYVNRDVSALKRTYSFNDFYNNTIRYNTYRLSWISDNEYLHKTSDGHIYLHNAETKESSLYLSNSTFAKVDATDYMLSADRKFVVFESNYSKQWRHSYTASYHIYNMESQEFLSEVPIPHVTQFLEWAPIGNKLAYVWEYNIYLKKNATAEAVQVTRNGKVNEIHNGVPDWVYEEEVFASNEAIWWSPQGKYLAYLQINDTGVHNIEYSMYGNDQYPTTVFVPYPKAGSVIPRARLFVIDVENPSKQSEVVVPKSVGSGDHYLRSVTWVTDERLAVQWLPRRQDSVLLQIYDYDGTSWKETSKFEQKSKTGWVGRYFPDAPYFAENKISFYKIMSNDKGYKHLHYVDAGKATPITSGKWEVIYISKVTKDSIYYVSNEHMGRPGQRNLYKISISKSGHLAPECLTCLLYQDRCQYNSAYFSVNASFFRMDCYGPGLPLFTLMDNRGPAKEIQVFEDNKKLENILSTELLMPTIKRSTMKIAGFDLWYQMMFPPNFDSSKKYPLFIQVYGGPASQNTDYVFRLEWATYLCSTEKVIIASFDGRGSGYQGDEIMHAIYGRLGTYEVEDQISAVRKFIEMGFIDKDRIGMWGWSYGGYVTSMVLGSGSGLFKCGIAVAPVAKWEYYDAVYTERYMHRPEENMESYKNSTVTDRAKNFKSVQYMLVHGTADDNVHFQQAAQISKALVENQVDFEAMWYTDKDHALSGKARYHLYTHLNHFLQKCFAEKK, encoded by the exons GAGATGTGTCTGCATTAAAGAGAACTTattcttttaatgatttttataataatactatCAGGTATAACACATACCGTCTCAGCTGGATATCAG ACAATGAATACCTCCACAAAACCAGTGATGGCCATATTTACTTGCACAATGCTGAAACGAAGGAAAGCTCACTGTACCTGAGCAACTcaacattt GCCAAAGTGGATGCCACAGATTACATGTTATCAGCAGACAGAAAGTTTGTCGTCTTTGAGAGCAATTACTCAAAG CAATGGCGACACTCCTACACAGCATCCTACCACATTTACAACATGGAGTCTCA GGAATTTCTCTCCGAGGTGCCGATTCCTCATGTAACACAGTTCTTAGAGTGGGCACCCATAGGAAATAAATTG GCTTACGTCTGGGAATATAATATTTACCTCAAAAAGAACGCCACTGCTGAAGCCGTGCAAGTCACTCGCAATGGAAAAGTCAATGAAATTCACAATGGGGTTCCAGACTGGGTTTATGAAG AGGAAGTTTTTGCATCCAACGAAGCCATCTGGTGGTCTCCGCAGGGGAAATATCTGGCTTACCTACAAATCAACGACACTGGAGTTCACAACATTGAATACTCGATGTATGGAAACGACCAGTACCCCACCACAGTATTTGTCCCCTACCCAAAA GCAGGCAGTGTTATTCCCAGAGCAAGGCTGTTCGTGATCGACGTGGAAAACCCATCCAAACAATCAGAAGTGGTGGTACCGAAATCTGTGGGATCAGG CGATCACTATCTGAGGTCAGTCACCTGGGTCACGGATGAACGACTGGCTGTTCAGTGGCTTCCACGTCGACAGGACAGCGTCCTTCTGCAGATCTATGACTATGATGGCACCAGCTGGAAAGAAACCTCG aaaTTTGAGCAAAAGAGCAAAACTGGATGGGTTGGACGG TACTTTCCTGATGCTCCTTACTTTGCTGAAAACAAAATTAGTTTTTACAAAATTATGAGCAATGACAAAGGTTATAAACATCTCCACTATGTGGATGCC GGAAAAGCAACACCCATCACCTCAGGCAAATGGGAAGTGATATACATCTCAAAAGTAACCAAAGATTCCAT ATACTACGTGAGTAATGAACACATGGGAAGACCTGGACAGAGAAACCTTTACAA GATTTCTATAAGCAAGAGTGGACATCTTGCCCCTGAGTGCCTCACCTGTTTGCTGTACCAGGACAGGTGTCAGTATAACTCTGCTTACTTCAGCGTGAACGCCTCTTTCTTCCGTATGGACTGCTACG GACCAGGGCTTCCgctgtttacactgatggacaacAGAGGGCCCGCTAAAG AGATCCAGGTCTTTGAGGACAATAAGAAACTGGAAAATATACTGAGTACTGAGCTCCTGATGCCGACCATAAAACGCTCCACTATGAAAATCGCAGGATTCG ACCTCTGGTATCAGATGATGTTCCCGCCAAATTTTGACTCCTCCAAAAAGTACCCTCTTTTTATTCAAGT ATATGGCGGTCCAGCCAGTCAGAATACAGACTATGTGTTTCGGCTGGAGTGGGCCACGTACCTGTGCAGCACAGAGAAGGTCATCATCGCCAGCTTTGATGGCAGAGGAAGCGGTTACCAGGGAGATGAGATAATGCACGCTATCTACGGCCGGCTGGGAACGTACGAGGTGGAAGATCAAATCTCGGCCGTCAG AAAATTCATTGAAATGGGTTTCATTGACAAAGACAGAATTGGCATGTGGGGTTGG TCATACGGTGGCTATGTGACTTCCATGGTTCTGGGATCAGGAAGTGGACTGTTCAAATGTGGAATTGCCGTGGCTCCTGTTGCTAAGTGGGAGTATTATG ATGCTGTATACACAGAGAGATACATGCATCGCCCTGAGGAGAACATGGAGAGTTATAAA AATTCCACAGTGACCGACAGGGCAAAAAATTTCAAGTCAGTGCAATACATGCTGGTTCATGGCACTGCCGACG ACAACGTCCACTTCCAACAGGCTGCCCAAATTTCCAAAGCCCTGGTGGAAAATCAAGTTGACTTTGAAGCAATG TGGTACACCGATAAGGATCATGCATTGTCTGGTAAAGCGCGTTACCACCTCTACACACACTTGAACCATTTCCTGCAGAAATGCTTTGctgagaaaaaataa